In Vanessa cardui chromosome 6, ilVanCard2.1, whole genome shotgun sequence, the following proteins share a genomic window:
- the LOC124530485 gene encoding basic helix-loop-helix neural transcription factor TAP, giving the protein MFGTDFEDYCDFNDSICSNDSGFEKSHTDSLATPVSVTSTPIKHDTIDLGISMTPNKESHVRRKLFTDEYAYRFPTTVEDIKVFEDFQPLNNTSTPVKSKDKKTKDPNKPKRKYANGKNRVSRCKSPTQILRIKKNRRMKANDRERNRMHMLNEALDRLRCVLPTFPEDTKLTKIETLRFAHNYIFALSQTLESLDNINSGQLPVGEVSFNYEKLENYPIAEKVNKDAFRDIFVPSKSDECSGDGYRSFQGFSKPFANGSNFLQTPEGVLINVGNVTVSVNNKGGNCITSTTGTGFFTHPASFSDDMFQKSCYNETYTANSYNNFDSTVQNSIQTSKEYFNQKNYELFKNAFETAKNRKVSNTSEYTCNYSPISNHNYSYNEKYNYGNEAYYSQSNFYYNDQRYVGRDFYRSPSIVNAQT; this is encoded by the coding sequence atgttcgGAACTGATTTTGAAGATTACTGCGATTTCAATGACAGCATCTGCAGTAATGACTCTGGTTTCGAAAAATCACATACAGACTCATTGGCGACGCCTGTTTCCGTCACAAGCACTCCAATAAAACATGATACGATAGATTTAGGAATTTCTATGACACCAAATAAAGAAAGTCATGTACGAAGAAAGCTGTTTACCGATGAATATGCCTATCGTTTTCCCACAACTGTTGAAGATATTAAAGTATTCGAAGACTTTCAACCACTGAATAACACTTCCACACCAGTCAAATCGAAAGACAAGAAGACTAAAGATCCCAATAAACCAAAAAGAAAATATGCCAATGGCAAAAATAGAGTATCAAGATGTAAAAGTCCTACACAGATCTTAAGGATAAAGAAAAATAGAAGAATGAAGGCCAATGATCGAGAGAGAAATAGGATGCACATGTTAAATGAAGCTCTGGATCGGCTAAGATGTGTTCTACCCACTTTTCCTGAAGATACGAAGCTGACGAAAATAGAAACACTACGATTTGCGCACAACTACATTTTCGCTCTAAGTCAAACCTTAGAGTCATTGGATAATATAAATTCTGGACAATTGCCAGTCGGAGAAGTGAGTTTCAATTATGAGAAATTAGAAAACTATCCGATAGCTGAGAAAGTGAACAAAGACGCATTCAGAGACATTTTTGTTCCCAGCAAAAGTGACGAATGTAGTGGTGATGGATACAGAAGTTTCCAAGGATTTAGCAAACCCTTTGCAAATGGATCGAATTTCCTTCAAACTCCCGAAGGTGTGCTTATAAATGTTGGTAACGTTACCGTCTCTGTAAACAATAAAGGCGGTAATTGTATAACCTCAACTACAGGAACTGGATTTTTTACGCATCCAGCGAGCTTTAGTGacgatatgttccaaaaaagtTGTTACAACGAAACTTATACCGCTAACAGCTATAACAATTTTGATTCAACAGtacaaaattcaattcaaacttctaaagaatattttaaccaGAAAAATTACGAGctatttaaaaatgcatttgAAACTGCTAAAAATAGAAAGGTTTCTAACACTAGTGAATATACGTGTAACTACAGTCCCATTTCTAACCACAACTACAGTTAtaacgaaaaatataattacggaAATGAGGCATATTACTctcaaagtaatttttattacaacgaTCAAAGATACGTTGGTAGAGATTTTTATAGAAGCCCTAGTATTGTGAACGCGCAaacttag
- the LOC124530484 gene encoding cytochrome P450 4C1-like: MWLGPMFLVVSSDADNATVILKTTLHKTLVHKFGKIIIGQGSIFAPVDIWRRRRKILVPSFAPRYVKQFIAVFEAQDKILVEKFKSHVGKGNFSCWNDVSNYTLDSVCETVFGMNVELQRQLDNPFFSAIEELMKTTAPRIFQPWFYSDAIYKLSPVFRRQANLKKIIYGFIEDLICKKKEQIRVGGNEEKTDNPAHNTKLNFKTFIELMIENSKDDAYTLAELQEEAVVLLVAANDTSAVGICNTILMLSQHTDIQERVYKEMKEVIGDSNNPLTLNDLLKLKYTKAVINESLRFYPPVPFIIRSCKEDLTLPSGITYPEGTDIVINIWGMHHNPQYWGEDVNVFNPDRFMTEQIPKAFMPFSYGVRNCIGQQYAMLSLTTTLVSLLRKYRFIPATNFKYDKNNPIRLSFDLMLKNVERYPLQIEDRDKI, translated from the exons ATGTGGCTTGGACCCATGTTTTTGGTTG TATCATCAGATGCCGACAATGCAACCGTGATATTAAAGACAACACTACATAAAACACTTGTTCATAAATTTGGGAAAATTATAATCGGCCAAGGATCAATATTTGCACCAG TTGATATATGGCGTCGAAGGCGCAAAATCCTCGTACCATCATTCGCACCAAGATATGTCAAACAATTTATAGCCGTTTTTGAGGCGCAGGATAAGATTTTAGTCGAAAAATTTAAGTCTCACGTTGGAAAAGGGAACTTTTCATGTTGGAATGACGTTTCCAATTATACTTTGGATTCTGTATGTG AGACGGTGTTTGGAATGAACGTGGAGTTACAGCGACAGCTGGATAATCCATTCTTCAGCGCTATCGAGGAATTAATGAAAACTACTGCTCCTCGCATATTTCAACCTTGGTTTTACAGTGATGCTATTTACAAATTGTCGCCAGTGTTTAGGAGGCAGGCGAActtgaagaaaataatttacggATTCATAGAAGAC CTCATTTGCAAAAAGAAAGAGCAAATTAGAGTGGGTGGAAATGAAGAAAAGACTGATAACC cAGCTCACAACACCAAGCTTAATTTCAAGACATTCATAGAGTTAATGATCGAAAATTCTAAGGATGATGCATATACACTGGCAGAACTACAGGAAGAAGCAGTTGTACTTCTGGTAGCCGCCAATGATACCTCAGCTGTTGGGATTTgcaatacaattttaatgttatccCAACATACTGATATACAAGAAAGAGTTTACAAAGA aaTGAAAGAAGTTATTGGTGATTCAAATAATCCTCTAACATTGAATGATTtgctcaaattaaaatatacgaaagCAGTTATTAATGAATCATTAAGATTTTATCCACCGGTTCCCTTTATTATTCGATCCTGTAAAGAGGATCTGACACTTC CTTCTGGTATAACTTATCCTGAAGGTACTGATATTGTTATCAATATCTGGGGAATGCACCACAATCCTCAGTACTGGGGCGAAGATGTGAATGTTTTTAATCCTGATCGTTTTATGACTGAACAAATACCAAAGGCCTTTATGCCCTTCAGTTATGGCGTACGAAATTGTATag gTCAACAATATGCGATGCTGTCGCTAACAACGACGTTGGTGAGCCTCCTACGAAAATACCGCTTCATTCCAGCCACGAATTTCAAATACGACAAAAACAATCCAATTCGACTTTCCTTCGACCTCATGTTGAAAAACGTTGAACGTTATCCACTTCAAATAGAAGACcgtgataaaatataa